Genomic window (Flavobacteriales bacterium):
CCTCGGTCTGGCCTTCCTGCAGGTCCATCAGGCGCTCGGTGGCGCCCACGGCCTTCAACATGGTGGTGATCAGGTCCGGCACGCTGGCGATGGAGGCACCGATCATGATGGAGAGGCCGAGGAAGGCGGTGATGTCGCCAATATCGAGCAGGTCGTCCGCCATCAGGTGTACGGCGCGCCAAATGATGAAGACTACCACGCCGAACATGCAGAAGATGATGAAGGAGACAAAGCTCCCGCGCCATTTCACACCTTTCAACGCCAGGTCGCGGGCCTTGAGCACACTGCTGCGGTACCGCGCTACTTCAAAGGCTTCATTGCTGAAGGCCTTCACGTTCTGGATGCCCTGCAGCGTCTCGTCCACGATCACGTTGGTGTCCGCGATGCGGTCCTGCACCTGCGTGCTCAGCTTGCGGATGTAGCGCCCGAAGAACACCGCGATCAGCGCCACCACGGGTAGCGTGGCCAGCATCGTGAGCGTGAGCTGCACGCTGACGAAGGTGAGCAGCGTGATGCCCAAGCTGATGGTGACCACTTGTCGCAGCAGTTCCGCCAGCGAGGTGGTCATGCCTTCCTGCAGTAGCGCCACGTCCGCGCTGATCCGGCTGTTGAGCTCGCCCACGCGGCGCTGTGCGAAGAAGAGCATCGGCATGCGGACCAAGTGCGAATAGGTGTCCTGCCGAAGGTCGGCCAAGGCGTTCTCCGAAACCAGGCCGAAGAGGTAGATCCGCACGAAGCCGAACGCCGCTTGGAAGGCGAAGACCAGAATGAGGAGTTTCGCGATGGAATCGATGTTCGTGAGATCCGTCAGCGGCGCGGACCAGAAGCCGTCTGAAACGCTTGCATTGACCAGTTTGCCGAGCAACAGCGGGAACGCCAAGCTGAGCAGGCTCGTGATCAACAGGCAGAACAGGCCCAAGGCGAACGCGCCCA
Coding sequences:
- a CDS encoding ATP-binding cassette domain-containing protein, encoding MASRRGRATTTDEGATPAKLNKEAWRKTTRLFRYLKPHMGAFALGLFCLLITSLLSLAFPLLLGKLVNASVSDGFWSAPLTDLTNIDSIAKLLILVFAFQAAFGFVRIYLFGLVSENALADLRQDTYSHLVRMPMLFFAQRRVGELNSRISADVALLQEGMTTSLAELLRQVVTISLGITLLTFVSVQLTLTMLATLPVVALIAVFFGRYIRKLSTQVQDRIADTNVIVDETLQGIQNVKAFSNEAFEVARYRSSVLKARDLALKGVKWRGSFVSFIIFCMFGVVVFIIWRAVHLMADDLLDIGDITAFLGLSIMIGASIASVPDLITTMLKAVGATERLMDLQEGQTEAIDLTPRKEQLKLTGDIAFEHVSFHYATRPEHEVLRDVVFHAKPGERVALVGPSGAGKSTIASLVLRFYDPVGGRITIDGKDSRDYNLGALRDRMSIVPQEVLLFGGTILENIAYGRPGASREDIEAAARKANAHDFITSFPEGYATIVGERGIQLSGGQRQRIAIARAVLKDPAILILDEATSALDTASERLVQDALDKLMLGRTSIVIAHRLSTVRNADRILVLDHGMVTASGTHDDLIADTGGLYYSLSKMQLSPETTA